From one Neovison vison isolate M4711 chromosome 1, ASM_NN_V1, whole genome shotgun sequence genomic stretch:
- the SPATS1 gene encoding spermatogenesis-associated serine-rich protein 1: protein MGLNAVAELDLKRRNITAERTKHSNFLESKGCFANTTSSGRKVSRSSSVETCLSVSEPPGLCKVSAHLDLAADLGLKSSSSHSDHSSETSLPEVPKDKYREEFSLLKLQTKDGQRPEWTFYPRFSSNIHTYHVGKQCFFNGVFLGNRRSLSERMVDKCFGRKKYDIDPRNGIPKLTPGDNPYMYPEQSKDFHKAGSTLPPVNFSIVPYEKKYDTFIPLEPLPQIPTLPFWVKEKANRLKHEIREVEELDNWQPASPLVYSLYPPGGLKNLQRTV, encoded by the exons ATGGGACTGAATGCAGTGGCGGAGCTAGACTTGAAGAGGAGGAATATCACTGCAGAAC GTACTAAACACAGCAATTTTCTGGAATCTAAGGGATGCTTTGCCAACACAACATCCTCCGGCAGAAAGGTCAGCCGCTCATCTTCTGTTGAAACATGTCTTAGTGTGAGCGAGCCTCCAGGCCTCTGCAAAGTGTCTGCTCACCTAGA cCTGGCTGCAGATTTGGGTCTGAAATCCTCCTCCTCACATTCTGATCACTCCTCTGAAACCTCATTGCCTGAAGTGCCAAAGGATAAATATCGTGAGGAGTTCAGTCTGCTTAAATTGCAGACAA AAGATGGGCAGCGTCCGGAATGGACATTTTACCCAAGAtttagcagcaatatccacaccTACCATGTTGGAAAGCAGTGTTTCTTTAACGGGGTCTTCCTCGGCAACAGGAGGTCTCTGTCAGAGAGAATGGTGGACAAGTGCTTTGGGAGGAAGAAATACG ATATTGATCCTAGGAATGGAATACCAAAGTTAACTCCAGGAGATAATCCATATATGTACCCAGAACAGAGTAAAGACTTCCACAAAGCAGGATCAACTCTCCCACCAGTGAATTTCTCCAT agtgcctTATGAAAAGAAATATGATACATTTATTCCACTAGAGCCTCTTCCACAAATTCCTAC cttgcCTTTCTGGGTGAAGGAGAAAGCCAACAGGCTGAAGCACGAGATAAGAGAGGTGGAGGAGCTTGATAACTGGCAACCAGCGTCCCCCTTGGTGTACAGTTTATACCCTCCTGGTGGGTTAAAGAACCTTCAAAGAACAGTATAA